In Microbacterium esteraromaticum, the following proteins share a genomic window:
- a CDS encoding peptidylprolyl isomerase, protein MPHASHVATLHTNHGDIVINLFGDHAPNTVANFVGLADGSKEWTHPATGKPGEGPLYKDVIFHRIIPNFMIQGGDPLGQGIGGPGYNFNDEIHPELNFNDPYVLAMANAGLRRNAITGQPEGTNGSQFFITTDPTPWLMGKHTIFGVVADDASKAVVDEIAAVRTGAQDRPVEDVVLHSVDVVPA, encoded by the coding sequence ATGCCTCACGCATCTCACGTCGCAACCCTGCACACCAACCACGGTGACATCGTCATCAACCTGTTCGGCGACCACGCCCCGAACACGGTCGCCAACTTCGTCGGGCTCGCCGACGGATCGAAGGAGTGGACGCACCCCGCCACCGGCAAGCCGGGCGAGGGTCCCCTCTACAAGGACGTCATCTTCCACCGCATCATCCCGAACTTCATGATCCAGGGCGGCGACCCGCTCGGTCAGGGCATCGGCGGACCCGGCTACAACTTCAACGACGAGATCCACCCTGAGCTGAACTTCAACGACCCGTACGTGCTCGCGATGGCGAACGCCGGTCTGCGCCGCAACGCCATCACCGGCCAGCCCGAGGGCACCAATGGCTCGCAGTTCTTCATCACCACCGACCCGACTCCGTGGCTGATGGGCAAGCACACCATCTTCGGCGTGGTCGCAGATGACGCCTCGAAGGCCGTCGTCGACGAGATCGCCGCCGTGCGCACGGGTGCCCAGGACCGTCCCGTCGAGGACGTCGTGCTGCACTCGGTCGACGTCGTCCCCGCCTGA
- a CDS encoding aminodeoxychorismate/anthranilate synthase component II: MSVRVLVVDNHDSFVHTLIGYLRELGAEVVMVEADVAGDAADAAVRRHWLTLLQEFDAVMISPGPGAPGDAGASIAVVHLAAETGTPLLGVCLGHQAIGEAFGGVVSGAPELMHGMVSQVTHDSSTLFEGIPSPFAAGRYHSLALDGTALPAVLRVTARAEHGTIMAVEHESLPIAGVQFHPESVLTESGHRMLANWLASVSRRHSAGFTQ, from the coding sequence GTGAGCGTGCGCGTTCTCGTGGTCGACAATCACGACAGCTTCGTGCACACGCTGATCGGCTATCTGCGCGAACTCGGCGCCGAGGTGGTGATGGTCGAGGCGGACGTCGCAGGAGATGCTGCGGATGCTGCCGTGCGCCGTCACTGGCTCACGCTGCTGCAGGAGTTCGACGCCGTGATGATCTCACCCGGCCCCGGTGCCCCGGGTGACGCGGGCGCATCGATCGCCGTCGTGCACCTGGCGGCCGAGACGGGCACGCCTCTTCTCGGCGTGTGCCTCGGCCACCAGGCGATCGGCGAGGCGTTCGGCGGTGTGGTCAGCGGAGCGCCCGAGCTGATGCACGGCATGGTCTCGCAGGTGACCCACGACTCGTCGACGCTCTTCGAGGGCATCCCGTCGCCGTTCGCCGCCGGGCGCTACCACTCGCTCGCGCTCGACGGCACCGCCCTGCCGGCGGTGCTGCGAGTGACCGCCCGAGCCGAGCACGGCACCATCATGGCGGTCGAGCACGAGAGCCTGCCGATCGCCGGGGTGCAGTTCCACCCCGAGAGCGTGCTCACCGAGAGCGGCCACCGGATGCTCGCCAACTGGCTCGCGTCAGTATCGCGGCGTCACTCGGCCGGCTTCACGCAGTAG
- a CDS encoding aminotransferase class V-fold PLP-dependent enzyme — MTLPHADIDPDGLLEYSVVFTDRSLNHMSKRFIGIMQQTIDILCEAYNADSAALVNGGGSFAMESVARHLATGKRTLIVRNGLFSYRWSQILEMGDVASDVTVCLARPDSDDVQAAWSPAPIDEVVAAIRAKRPEVVFAPHVETAAGIILTDDYVRALADAVHEVGGVLVLDCIASGAMWVDMGALGVDVLLSAPQKGWSGSPGVGYVMLSGRGRDAVASGTATSFALDLSRWLSISDGYRDGAAGYHSTMPTDTIARNLQQMIDTRERGFEALRAAQIELGTRVRALLAEHGLPSVAAPGFASPTVVVVHTTDPDLRSGAAFKAHGLQVAAGVPLHCDEPDGFSSFRVGLFGLDKLGDVDAAVGRLEKALAELEG, encoded by the coding sequence ATGACTCTGCCGCACGCTGACATCGATCCCGACGGACTGCTCGAGTACTCGGTCGTGTTCACAGACCGATCGCTGAACCACATGTCGAAGAGGTTCATCGGCATCATGCAGCAGACGATCGATATCCTCTGCGAGGCGTACAACGCCGACAGCGCCGCACTCGTCAACGGCGGCGGCAGCTTCGCGATGGAATCGGTCGCCCGTCACCTCGCCACAGGCAAGCGCACGCTGATCGTGCGCAACGGACTGTTCTCGTACCGCTGGTCGCAGATCCTCGAGATGGGCGACGTCGCGTCCGACGTCACCGTCTGCCTCGCCCGCCCCGACAGCGACGACGTGCAGGCGGCATGGAGCCCTGCACCGATCGACGAGGTCGTCGCCGCGATCCGGGCGAAGCGTCCCGAAGTCGTCTTCGCGCCGCACGTCGAGACCGCGGCGGGCATCATCCTCACAGACGACTACGTCCGCGCGCTCGCCGACGCCGTGCACGAGGTCGGCGGCGTGCTCGTGCTCGACTGCATCGCCTCCGGCGCGATGTGGGTTGACATGGGCGCCCTCGGCGTGGACGTGCTGCTCTCGGCCCCGCAGAAGGGCTGGAGCGGATCGCCCGGTGTCGGCTACGTGATGCTCAGCGGAAGGGGACGGGATGCCGTGGCATCCGGCACCGCGACGAGCTTCGCCCTCGACCTGAGCCGCTGGCTCTCGATCTCCGACGGCTACCGCGACGGCGCCGCCGGTTACCACTCGACGATGCCGACCGACACGATCGCGCGGAACCTTCAGCAGATGATCGACACGCGCGAGCGCGGATTCGAGGCGCTGCGCGCGGCGCAGATCGAACTCGGCACCCGTGTGCGCGCCCTGCTCGCCGAGCACGGGTTGCCCTCGGTAGCCGCGCCCGGCTTCGCCTCGCCCACGGTCGTCGTCGTGCACACCACCGACCCCGACCTGCGCAGCGGCGCGGCCTTCAAGGCGCACGGCCTGCAGGTCGCCGCCGGCGTGCCCCTGCACTGCGACGAGCCCGACGGCTTCTCGAGCTTCCGCGTCGGGCTGTTCGGCCTCGACAAGCTGGGAGACGTGGATGCCGCCGTCGGACGCCTCGAGAAGGCGCTCGCCGAGCTGGAGGGCTGA
- a CDS encoding DUF3566 domain-containing protein, with translation MSTVADKLAKKSTRKTGGKQVRLRLVYVDFWSAVKLSFLGAVALAIVTMVSFFLVFMVLQATNVIGQTGDFLDTLTDGAVDIESLIGLPQVMAFGAVVSILNLIVFTVLGAVIAGIYNLAVKVTGGLLVGFMSN, from the coding sequence ATGAGCACAGTGGCAGACAAGCTGGCGAAGAAGTCCACGCGCAAGACGGGCGGCAAGCAGGTGCGCCTGCGCCTGGTCTACGTCGACTTCTGGTCGGCTGTGAAGCTGTCGTTCCTCGGAGCGGTGGCACTGGCGATCGTCACCATGGTGTCGTTCTTCCTCGTGTTCATGGTTCTGCAGGCGACGAACGTGATCGGCCAGACCGGTGACTTCCTCGACACGCTCACCGACGGCGCTGTCGACATCGAGAGCCTCATCGGGCTTCCGCAGGTCATGGCGTTCGGCGCGGTGGTCTCGATCCTGAACCTCATCGTGTTCACGGTGCTCGGTGCCGTCATCGCGGGTATCTACAACCTCGCGGTGAAGGTGACCGGCGGACTGCTCGTCGGGTTCATGTCGAACTGA
- a CDS encoding DUF4097 family beta strand repeat-containing protein, with protein sequence MSGTKKSIGAITVVIAAFGGVVMLGSAASAAVTGLQQIGPQAGRLTADARGVTAVDLEVGGADMRVMFDEVDEAELRIEGASTSGWTLRADGGQLEVRGPDRGFDWWSPDWLRGDERATLVLPLELEGTDARLTLHAGSLDVAGEFDELGVDVNAGALTVNGDARDLDLDVNAGRADIELAGVEQAQFSISAGRAVSTLTTVPDSVAFTVSAGSLDLTLPDREYDLRRDVSAGSLDSSLDQSSSSSHRITGNVSAGSATLRPGGAGE encoded by the coding sequence ATGAGCGGCACGAAGAAGAGCATCGGCGCGATCACCGTGGTGATCGCCGCGTTCGGCGGAGTGGTGATGCTGGGGTCGGCGGCCTCCGCAGCGGTCACCGGACTGCAGCAGATCGGCCCGCAGGCGGGTCGGCTGACGGCGGATGCCCGCGGCGTGACCGCCGTCGACCTCGAAGTCGGTGGAGCCGACATGCGGGTCATGTTCGACGAGGTCGACGAGGCCGAGCTGCGCATCGAAGGCGCCTCGACCAGCGGATGGACGCTGCGTGCCGACGGCGGGCAGCTCGAGGTGCGAGGCCCCGACCGCGGGTTCGACTGGTGGAGCCCCGACTGGCTGCGCGGCGACGAGCGGGCGACGCTCGTACTGCCGCTCGAGCTCGAGGGGACGGATGCCCGTCTCACCCTGCACGCCGGTTCGCTCGACGTCGCCGGTGAGTTCGACGAGCTCGGCGTCGACGTGAACGCCGGGGCGCTGACGGTGAACGGCGATGCGCGCGACCTCGATCTCGACGTGAACGCGGGGCGGGCCGACATCGAGCTGGCTGGCGTCGAGCAGGCGCAGTTCTCGATCAGCGCCGGGCGGGCCGTGTCGACGCTCACCACGGTCCCCGACAGCGTGGCGTTCACGGTCTCGGCCGGTTCGCTCGACCTCACGCTGCCCGACCGCGAGTACGACCTTCGTCGCGACGTGAGTGCCGGTTCGCTCGACAGCAGCCTCGACCAGAGCAGCAGCAGCTCGCACCGGATCACCGGCAACGTGTCGGCAGGATCAGCGACTCTTCGCCCCGGCGGCGCGGGGGAGTGA
- a CDS encoding DNA helicase: MNLSRKRKKELRQLQQDAGRLWESQQVLVGNAADIAREAGRQLGNFNREQVLPTVHDSYERHVAPTVDRSVKFGKHVVDERVVPIVGGVVGTALTAWDVANKKRHDLGFGPRHVAPPKKSMGIGSIVAIVLGAAAAIGVVAAAWQALRADDELWVADDPLSPPNA; the protein is encoded by the coding sequence GTGAATCTCAGCCGCAAGCGCAAGAAGGAACTGCGTCAGCTTCAGCAGGACGCAGGACGACTCTGGGAGTCGCAGCAGGTCCTCGTCGGGAACGCTGCCGACATCGCGCGTGAGGCCGGCCGCCAGCTCGGCAACTTCAACCGCGAGCAGGTCCTGCCCACCGTGCACGACTCGTACGAGCGCCACGTGGCGCCGACGGTCGACCGCAGTGTGAAGTTCGGCAAGCACGTCGTCGACGAGCGCGTCGTGCCGATCGTCGGCGGCGTCGTCGGCACCGCCCTGACGGCGTGGGATGTTGCGAACAAGAAGCGCCACGACCTCGGCTTCGGACCGCGTCACGTCGCACCCCCCAAGAAGAGCATGGGCATCGGCTCGATCGTCGCCATCGTGCTCGGTGCCGCCGCGGCGATCGGCGTGGTGGCCGCCGCCTGGCAGGCGCTGCGCGCGGATGACGAGCTCTGGGTCGCAGACGACCCGCTGTCTCCCCCCAACGCATGA
- a CDS encoding LuxR C-terminal-related transcriptional regulator → MRILICEDSVLLREGLVRLLHDAGHEVVAALPDTTGLTDAVTASAPDLAILDVRLPPTFTDEGIRAALAIRAGRPTLPILVLSQYVEERYASDLIAAQGGPLGYLLKDRVADVTEFVESVERIAAGATVLDPEVVAQLLTRRNRDERMLRLTERERTVLALIAEGKSNNAIAGMLFLSEASVEKHITAIFQKLGLEPEDGNRRVLAALAHIENSGSADAGRNDQGGLR, encoded by the coding sequence ATGCGCATCCTGATCTGCGAGGACTCCGTCCTGCTGCGGGAGGGTCTCGTCCGCCTGCTCCACGACGCCGGCCACGAGGTCGTCGCCGCGCTGCCCGACACGACGGGCCTCACGGATGCCGTCACCGCATCGGCCCCCGATCTGGCGATCCTCGACGTGCGGCTGCCGCCGACGTTCACCGACGAGGGCATCCGCGCCGCACTCGCGATCCGAGCCGGCCGGCCGACTCTCCCGATCCTCGTGCTCTCGCAGTACGTCGAGGAGCGCTACGCCAGCGATCTGATCGCCGCGCAGGGCGGACCGCTCGGCTACCTGCTGAAGGACCGCGTGGCTGACGTGACCGAGTTCGTCGAGTCGGTCGAGCGGATCGCCGCCGGCGCCACCGTGCTCGACCCCGAGGTGGTCGCCCAGCTGCTCACCCGCCGCAATCGCGACGAGCGGATGCTTCGTCTCACCGAGCGCGAGAGGACGGTGCTCGCGCTGATCGCCGAGGGCAAGTCGAACAACGCGATCGCGGGGATGCTGTTCCTCAGCGAGGCCAGTGTCGAGAAGCACATCACCGCGATCTTCCAGAAACTCGGGCTCGAGCCCGAGGACGGCAACAGGCGAGTGCTGGCGGCACTCGCCCACATCGAGAACTCCGGTTCGGCAGACGCCGGCCGAAACGATCAGGGAGGGCTGCGATGA
- a CDS encoding cell division protein CrgA yields the protein MARDRNPEEPTVERPEGESAPNAVWFKPVMVGFMLLGLAWILVYYISGSRLPIPGLDSWNLGIGLGIALIGFLMTTRWR from the coding sequence ATGGCACGTGACCGCAATCCCGAAGAGCCCACCGTCGAGCGTCCCGAGGGCGAGTCCGCCCCGAACGCCGTGTGGTTCAAGCCCGTCATGGTGGGCTTCATGCTGCTGGGTCTCGCGTGGATCCTCGTGTACTACATCTCCGGCTCGCGCCTGCCGATCCCCGGCCTGGATTCGTGGAACCTCGGCATCGGTCTGGGGATCGCGCTGATCGGCTTCCTCATGACGACTCGCTGGCGCTGA
- a CDS encoding AraC family transcriptional regulator, with amino-acid sequence MDSDDVSDVEDIWKTFVPSASLLRIDPDDFAFRWRSATLCDMSIVRYSLTAEVHSRVQPEDQLFACRLVTADGVLRSRRSIIEPGMPWATDSAQVEAEWNGTAEVSALIFDRVRAQELARRITGDDLLSLRLTSVHPRSDAAARHWVRAFDYLLASAMSVDGDELIEAGLARHALTVVLSCFPSTFGSAIVRDGAGESGATVSRALAYIDDNAHLPITVDDVAEAVHISTRGLQYAFRRSIDTTPTEYLRRVRLDGAHRDLRNAANDESVAQIARRWGFGNSSRFNALYRQTYGRSAKETLEGA; translated from the coding sequence ATGGACTCCGACGATGTCTCCGATGTCGAGGACATCTGGAAGACGTTCGTGCCCTCGGCGTCGCTGCTGCGCATAGACCCTGACGACTTCGCGTTCCGCTGGCGGTCGGCCACCCTCTGCGACATGTCGATCGTGCGGTACTCGCTGACCGCCGAAGTGCACTCGCGCGTGCAGCCCGAGGATCAGCTGTTCGCGTGCCGGCTGGTGACCGCCGACGGCGTGCTGCGCAGCCGCCGGTCGATCATCGAACCCGGGATGCCCTGGGCCACCGACAGTGCGCAGGTCGAGGCCGAGTGGAACGGCACCGCAGAGGTCTCTGCGCTCATCTTCGACCGGGTGCGGGCTCAGGAGCTCGCACGCCGCATCACGGGTGACGACCTGCTCTCGCTGCGACTGACCTCCGTGCACCCCCGCTCCGATGCTGCCGCGCGCCACTGGGTGCGGGCATTCGACTACCTGCTCGCCTCGGCCATGTCGGTCGACGGCGACGAGCTGATCGAGGCGGGTCTCGCACGGCACGCGCTGACCGTCGTGCTCAGCTGCTTCCCGTCGACCTTCGGATCGGCGATCGTCCGTGACGGCGCTGGCGAGAGCGGCGCCACCGTGAGCAGGGCACTGGCGTACATCGACGACAACGCGCATCTGCCGATCACTGTCGACGACGTGGCCGAGGCGGTGCACATCTCGACGCGAGGCCTGCAGTACGCCTTCCGCCGAAGCATCGACACGACCCCCACCGAGTATCTGCGTCGCGTGCGACTCGACGGCGCGCATCGCGACCTGCGCAACGCCGCCAATGACGAATCGGTGGCTCAGATCGCCCGGCGCTGGGGCTTCGGCAACTCGTCGCGCTTCAACGCCCTGTACCGGCAGACGTACGGTCGCAGCGCGAAGGAGACGCTCGAGGGCGCCTGA
- a CDS encoding NUDIX hydrolase, whose protein sequence is MDLRVAAYGIVTDDDGRVLLARWVEGRRVAWTLPGGGLEHGEDPELAVRRELREETGFQIETTALLGIHSRVIPASRRVRRNENSMPLHTLRIVYRAEITGGELRFEKNGSTDMAAWFTLDEVAALQRVKLVDIGLRMAGLLSR, encoded by the coding sequence ATGGACCTGCGCGTCGCCGCTTACGGCATCGTCACCGACGACGACGGACGAGTGCTGCTGGCTCGGTGGGTCGAAGGGCGTCGAGTGGCCTGGACACTGCCGGGAGGCGGCCTCGAGCATGGTGAGGATCCCGAGCTCGCTGTGCGCCGCGAGCTTCGCGAGGAGACCGGGTTCCAGATCGAGACGACGGCGCTCCTGGGCATCCACTCCCGCGTGATCCCCGCGTCGCGCCGGGTGCGACGCAACGAGAACAGCATGCCGCTGCACACTCTGCGGATCGTCTACCGCGCCGAGATCACCGGCGGAGAGCTGCGTTTCGAGAAGAACGGGTCGACCGACATGGCGGCGTGGTTCACGCTCGATGAGGTGGCCGCGCTGCAGCGGGTGAAGCTGGTCGACATCGGCCTGCGGATGGCGGGGCTGCTGTCGCGCTGA
- a CDS encoding rhomboid family intramembrane serine protease translates to MTSPDFTRNRENFCYRHPDRQSFVLCQRCTRTICADCQTQAPVGVICPECMKADRKAQTPAQRRANRVWSAGNGSSQPIATYTIIGITAVVGVLQVLLGPIVDRTLLFATPYLFPDMFAGGFTFQPWRLLTAMLVHSGIMHFALNMLALWMIGRSLEPLLGRWRFVALYLIGGLGGSVAMAVLDPGAATVGASGGVFALMGALLVIGRHIGANIRGILVILAINLAIGFIQTLNIAWQAHIGGAAVGALIGLIFARTRKHSQRVVQILLLAGLVIALLALAFLVSPVVIRGTL, encoded by the coding sequence ATGACCTCTCCTGATTTCACGCGCAACCGCGAGAACTTCTGCTACCGGCATCCGGATCGGCAGAGCTTCGTGCTCTGCCAGCGCTGCACGCGCACCATCTGCGCCGACTGCCAGACGCAGGCGCCCGTCGGCGTCATCTGCCCCGAGTGCATGAAGGCCGACCGCAAGGCTCAGACGCCGGCGCAGCGTCGTGCGAACCGCGTCTGGAGCGCGGGCAACGGGTCATCGCAGCCGATCGCCACCTACACGATCATCGGCATCACCGCCGTTGTGGGTGTGCTGCAGGTGCTGCTGGGCCCGATCGTCGATCGCACGCTGCTGTTCGCAACGCCCTACCTGTTCCCCGACATGTTCGCGGGCGGCTTCACGTTCCAGCCGTGGCGGCTGCTCACGGCCATGCTCGTGCACTCGGGCATCATGCACTTCGCGCTGAACATGCTCGCCCTCTGGATGATCGGCCGCAGCCTCGAACCGCTTCTGGGCCGCTGGCGCTTCGTCGCCCTCTACCTGATCGGCGGACTCGGCGGCTCGGTCGCCATGGCCGTGCTCGATCCGGGCGCAGCCACGGTCGGCGCCTCCGGCGGCGTTTTCGCCCTGATGGGCGCCCTGCTCGTCATCGGCCGGCACATCGGCGCCAACATCCGGGGCATCCTGGTGATCCTCGCGATCAACCTCGCGATCGGCTTCATCCAGACGCTCAACATCGCCTGGCAGGCGCACATCGGCGGTGCCGCCGTGGGCGCGCTGATCGGGCTGATATTCGCCCGCACCCGCAAACACTCGCAGCGCGTGGTGCAGATCCTGCTTCTCGCAGGCCTGGTGATCGCGCTCCTGGCACTCGCCTTCCTGGTCTCTCCGGTGGTCATCCGCGGCACGCTCTGA
- a CDS encoding class E sortase: MHAVATPPASRPRPDRPRRSRVTVGSVLGELLLTAGVIVLLFVAWQMWIGDLIIGAENNARGAELSQQWAEQPPPQPPPAVQKGDETVYEPPLLPRPVDAEIFANMRIPRFGDDYNVHIAGGTTRERTLDRIGIGMYTQSKMPGQIGNFSLAGHRTTWGKPFNRIDKLRLNDAIVIETELGWYTYRFRNLQYVKPSAGDVLLDVPQMPDAPARDRFITLTACSPLYSLAERIVAYGVFESFQPRAEGPPASLAPVDEAAPSAEGAR; this comes from the coding sequence ATGCATGCGGTCGCGACTCCCCCGGCGTCGCGACCGCGGCCAGACAGGCCCCGCCGCTCGCGCGTGACCGTCGGCAGCGTGCTCGGCGAGCTGCTGCTCACCGCCGGCGTCATCGTGCTGCTGTTCGTCGCCTGGCAGATGTGGATAGGCGACCTCATCATCGGCGCAGAGAACAACGCCAGGGGCGCCGAGCTGTCACAGCAGTGGGCCGAGCAACCCCCGCCGCAGCCCCCGCCGGCCGTCCAGAAGGGCGATGAGACCGTTTACGAGCCGCCGCTGCTGCCGCGTCCCGTGGATGCCGAGATCTTCGCGAACATGCGCATCCCCCGCTTCGGTGACGACTACAACGTGCACATCGCCGGCGGCACCACCCGCGAGCGCACCCTCGACCGCATCGGGATCGGCATGTACACCCAGTCGAAGATGCCCGGCCAGATCGGCAACTTCTCGCTCGCCGGTCACCGCACCACCTGGGGCAAGCCGTTCAACCGCATCGACAAGCTGCGCCTGAACGACGCGATCGTCATAGAGACCGAGCTCGGCTGGTACACCTACCGCTTCCGCAACCTGCAGTACGTGAAGCCGTCGGCCGGCGACGTGCTGCTCGACGTGCCCCAGATGCCCGACGCGCCGGCTCGCGATCGCTTCATCACCCTCACCGCCTGCTCGCCGCTGTACTCGCTCGCCGAGCGGATCGTCGCCTACGGTGTCTTCGAGAGCTTCCAGCCCCGCGCCGAAGGACCGCCCGCCTCGCTGGCACCGGTCGACGAGGCGGCACCCTCAGCCGAAGGAGCCCGCTGA
- a CDS encoding DUF3253 domain-containing protein: MGAEKAEPEKTADGHHIVVDGRRWRATDPTIPETFRQELVDELMSARRAVKAGESDARQRVGDAKTALGERGAPWWDERSGTEFDERIASAVRALVRKRRESSICPSDVARTVGAESWRAIMDDVRRVTAHLADQGQVIVTQKGQPVQLRDARAPVRIVRGPEL; this comes from the coding sequence ATGGGCGCGGAGAAGGCAGAACCGGAGAAGACGGCCGACGGCCACCACATCGTCGTCGATGGGCGGCGCTGGCGGGCCACCGACCCGACGATCCCCGAGACGTTCCGGCAGGAGCTGGTCGACGAGCTGATGTCGGCGCGGCGCGCGGTGAAGGCGGGGGAGAGCGATGCCAGGCAGCGAGTCGGCGATGCGAAGACCGCCCTGGGCGAGCGCGGTGCGCCGTGGTGGGACGAGCGGTCGGGAACAGAGTTCGATGAGCGGATCGCCTCCGCGGTGCGCGCTCTGGTGCGCAAGCGACGGGAATCGTCGATCTGCCCGAGCGATGTCGCCCGCACCGTGGGGGCCGAGTCGTGGCGAGCGATCATGGACGATGTGCGTCGCGTCACGGCTCACCTCGCCGACCAGGGGCAGGTGATCGTCACCCAGAAGGGTCAGCCGGTGCAGCTGCGGGATGCCCGCGCGCCCGTGCGCATCGTGCGTGGACCCGAGCTCTAG
- a CDS encoding sensor histidine kinase: protein MTTNPIPPAPPAPVPPAPVPPAPTKPAPAPLRTKADAEQPPLRIALTVLELAALGAVGSGALAVLSTVFGVGVALLFVFGIGLLFLVGVVYALFGVAWFEVRRVGALYAADVPDLQWRERTRPGFGGWLRNLGRQSIDGRMWRVMLNFVLACIAGTLVLRLFWGVIWSVIFSFAPLSSDDSIEGPFGSYLAVEWAPLVGILGVIAGIAAIIGLALLHRVLSRALVIPSREAELTAQVRTSTAQRAGAVRAAELERTRIERDLHDGVQPRLVSVGMTLGLAKQKIDADPAAAKALIDEAHTSTKAAITELRQLARGIHTSVLDDRGLDAALSALAGRSHIPVQLDVLIDPSMTGAGASCRDAEAAVYFAIAESLTNAAKHSRASECRVVVRSREGGLWARVEDNGMGGAQVQPGGGLDGITNRVLAAGGTFRLDSPAGGPTSLEVTVPCAS, encoded by the coding sequence ATGACCACGAATCCGATCCCGCCGGCCCCGCCAGCGCCGGTTCCGCCCGCGCCGGTTCCGCCCGCGCCGACCAAGCCGGCGCCTGCACCGCTTCGCACGAAGGCGGATGCCGAGCAGCCGCCGCTGCGCATCGCCCTGACCGTTCTCGAGCTCGCCGCACTTGGTGCCGTCGGCTCGGGCGCGTTGGCCGTGCTGAGCACAGTTTTCGGCGTGGGCGTCGCTCTGCTCTTCGTCTTCGGCATCGGGCTGCTGTTCCTCGTCGGCGTCGTGTACGCGCTCTTCGGTGTGGCGTGGTTCGAGGTGCGCCGCGTCGGCGCCCTGTATGCCGCTGACGTTCCCGACCTGCAGTGGCGCGAGCGCACACGCCCCGGCTTCGGCGGGTGGCTGCGCAACCTCGGCCGGCAGTCGATCGACGGGCGAATGTGGCGCGTCATGCTGAACTTCGTGCTGGCGTGCATCGCCGGAACCCTCGTGCTTCGTCTGTTCTGGGGCGTCATCTGGTCTGTGATCTTCTCTTTCGCTCCCCTGTCGTCCGATGACAGCATCGAGGGACCGTTCGGCAGCTATCTCGCCGTCGAGTGGGCGCCGCTGGTCGGCATCCTCGGCGTGATCGCCGGCATCGCGGCGATCATCGGCCTTGCGCTGCTGCACCGCGTGCTCAGCCGCGCCCTCGTCATCCCCAGCCGCGAGGCGGAGCTCACCGCGCAGGTGCGCACCTCCACAGCGCAGCGCGCCGGTGCCGTGCGCGCCGCCGAGCTCGAGCGCACCCGGATCGAGCGCGATCTGCATGACGGCGTCCAGCCGAGGCTCGTCTCGGTCGGCATGACGCTCGGGCTCGCCAAGCAGAAGATCGACGCCGACCCGGCGGCCGCGAAGGCGCTCATCGACGAGGCACACACCTCGACCAAGGCCGCGATCACCGAGCTGCGACAGCTCGCCCGCGGCATCCACACCTCTGTGCTCGACGACCGTGGCCTCGATGCGGCGCTCTCGGCGCTCGCCGGACGCTCGCACATCCCCGTGCAGCTCGACGTGCTCATCGATCCGTCGATGACCGGCGCCGGCGCATCGTGCCGCGATGCCGAGGCCGCTGTCTACTTCGCGATCGCAGAGTCACTGACGAACGCGGCGAAGCACTCGCGTGCCAGCGAATGCCGTGTGGTCGTGCGCAGTCGCGAGGGCGGGCTGTGGGCCAGGGTCGAAGACAACGGCATGGGCGGCGCGCAGGTGCAGCCCGGCGGTGGCCTCGACGGCATCACCAACCGCGTGCTCGCCGCCGGCGGCACCTTCCGCCTCGACAGCCCCGCCGGCGGGCCGACCAGCCTGGAGGTGACGGTGCCATGCGCATCCTGA
- a CDS encoding aminoacyl-tRNA deacylase — MTEADPHQRVRAAAAARGLEIEIRERPQARSLPEAAALLGLQPSDIVKTLVVKRSDDTYLFALVPGGRSISWPKLRAVVGVNKLRLPEPELALAATGYERGTIVPIGSTTDWPVYADETIVGRRIAMGAGAHGFSLFTDADDLIRAYSATVADISQPEEPRD, encoded by the coding sequence ATGACCGAGGCCGACCCGCATCAGCGGGTTCGCGCCGCTGCGGCCGCCCGCGGACTCGAGATCGAGATCCGCGAGCGGCCGCAGGCACGCAGTCTGCCCGAGGCAGCCGCCCTGCTCGGCCTCCAGCCGTCCGACATCGTGAAGACGCTCGTCGTGAAGCGGTCCGACGACACCTACCTCTTCGCTCTCGTGCCGGGCGGCCGCTCGATCTCGTGGCCGAAGCTGCGCGCCGTCGTCGGAGTGAACAAGCTGCGCCTCCCTGAGCCCGAACTCGCCCTCGCCGCCACGGGCTACGAGCGAGGAACCATCGTGCCGATCGGCAGCACCACCGACTGGCCGGTTTACGCCGACGAGACGATCGTGGGGCGGCGCATCGCCATGGGAGCAGGCGCGCATGGCTTCAGCCTGTTCACCGACGCCGATGACCTCATCCGCGCATACAGCGCCACGGTCGCCGACATCTCGCAGCCCGAAGAGCCCCGCGACTGA